The sequence TGCAGGaaaaaaataccaaaatgaaattataggTCCTTGTATTACTGGTCGCTAACACCAAATATAATTGATTCATCATCTAAAACTACCTATTGAACAAcaaacaacagcaacaacaggaACTAATTCAACACAgcttgatgataataattttcattaaattaaacCTATCAttgatatttaataaaagtttatattataattatatatattacatattatataatacagtttaaaaagaaatatgagtgcattaatttgattacttaaaaaaatggttttaaCACAATTGTGTTTTGTCTTTTAATTTCCAATTTATTAAGAAAATTGTAAATGTTGCAGggaattttcaataaaatttctttccagtgaattttttaatttaatttcccTACACTAActgagagaaaaaaaaaaatcattgaccattaatttttttttttttaaaaaaacaaataaagtttattattttttgtttttcaattattatttatttgtttattattattaaaatccctcaggtgatttttttttttttttttttttattttttttattttttttttaatttttttttttattatattgaaattcaactttttttttttttttttttttttttttttttttttttttttattttttggttcaagaaaaaaaaaatgtaatataatttttataaaatacaattaaaatgaGTAAAGAATATGAGTAagaatctattttttatttttttcttttttttttttgttgaaaaaatattaacaaaaaaaaaaaaaaaaaaaaaaaaaaaaaaaaaaaattaatatagaCACTTATTCAAATTTGTACTTGCAGGTGATAGTGGAGTTGGTAAATATTAACtgcaataaataataaataataataattaataattaaataaataaattaattattaattattaaaaaaaaggtaaaacaAGCATTTTATTTAGAATTACAGATGATACATTTACTGAAACACATATAACAATTGGTATTGAGTTTAAAATAAAGACAGTTTATATTGAAGGTAAACCAATAAAACTTCAAATTTGGGATACAGCTGGAGAAAAGCGATTTAGAGTTCATAATTCACATTATAGAGGTTGTCATGGAGTTATTATAGTTTATGATGTTACAGATCAAAgatcatttgaaaatgttcCCTCATGGATAGAAGATATCCGAAGATATGCAAATGAAAAtgtcattaaaattataattggaaataaaaatgatttagtCTCACAAAAAGTGGTTGACCCTTTTTTAGCTCAAGAATTTGCCGATTCTTTAGATATTCCATTCAAAGAAATAAGTGcaaaacaatcaattaaCATTGAAGAGGCTTTTATCTCTTTAGTAAAGCTTTGTATAAATAGAATTGAAGAAACTTCtctaaaaaaaacacaatcccccgaaaaaaataattgtataataaattaataaaaaaaaaaggatttacACTTACACAAACCAATTATTactagatattttttttttttttttaataaaattcaaatcatttttaaaattttttttggatattttaaaagatgcAAAGCaacacatttttttttaaaaaaatacacaCCTTTTTATAATACTCTTTTTTTAGGGATTACAATTGACACAAATTTTTTTCGAGTGCAAAacggtattttttttttttttttttatttagttttaaaaacaaataataatacttaaatataaataattttttgtaatatattattatttttttttttttttttaatattataaaatttctttttgataaaaaagttaaaaaaaaaaaaaaaaaaattcccaaaaaaaaaaaaaaatcccaaaaaaaaaaaaatatcagttttttattattatcataaacAAATCGATTTTAccaagaatttaataattaatagtaaATATAACGAGActcttttgaaataaaaattttactttttttttttttttttttttttttttctttaacacactactttttatttttttttttttttattttttttataattattcatCACAAACTTCATCGTTGAgcaagttaaaaaaaaaaaaataaaataaaatggaaaattatttatttcgcGATGCAAATTcagaagaattaaaagaaatagaaggattaaaaccaattaaaaaattagaaaatattttaaaagatattggtgcaccaaataaacaaattacaacattagaaaattataaaaattatttaaaagaagatGCATTATCTAAAAAATCATGGGGATTAGAATCATTTAATCAACCAAATCAAACTGAcgatgatttatttaaagagaCTGTATTAATTGAAGGTGGTGATAATACTAAACATGTATATTGTTTCATTGATGCCTATACTGCAAATCCTGTAACTATTAAAGTAACAAGACCAGATGCAAATTCATTACAACCCTTGACCaatgttgaattattagCAATTTATTCAAAAGCTTTTCAATTCATCTatgaagaagaggaaaaAGAAGTAGGTAATCCTGGTCACATTCAAGGTATGCTTAATAGAGGTGTTTCTCATGGCAGATATGGAATTTGGGGTCACGATCTTTCAGATTTAGTTTACAATGGTTTTTCAGATGTTTTAATCTATAaagatttcattttttgtgAATTTAGAGTagattcttaaaaaaaaaaaaaaaaaaaaaaaaaaaaaaaaaaaaataataataaataaaatatc comes from Dictyostelium discoideum AX4 chromosome 2 chromosome, whole genome shotgun sequence and encodes:
- the rabF1-2 gene encoding Rab GTPase, translated to MSKEYEHLFKFVLAGDSGVGKTSILFRITDDTFTETHITIGIEFKIKTVYIEGKPIKLQIWDTAGEKRFRVHNSHYRGCHGVIIVYDVTDQRSFENVPSWIEDIRRYANENVIKIIIGNKNDLVSQKVVDPFLAQEFADSLDIPFKEISAKQSINIEEAFISLVKLCINRIEETSLKKTQSPEKNNFLKTNNNT